Proteins from a genomic interval of Terriglobia bacterium:
- a CDS encoding bifunctional nuclease family protein — protein sequence MEVEMKIRGLMMDPVTNMPIVILKDVGGDAVLPIWVGIYEANAIALEIEKVTTPRPMTHDLLKNLLTGLDASVRKVVVNELRDDTFFAIIWVERDGQIISIDSRPSDALALALRVDCPIFVEDEVLKTSRMASAVSDRVSQEELRKWLENLGDEDLGRYKM from the coding sequence ATGGAAGTCGAGATGAAAATTCGGGGCTTGATGATGGACCCGGTAACCAACATGCCCATCGTGATCCTGAAGGACGTCGGCGGCGATGCGGTGCTGCCGATCTGGGTCGGAATCTACGAGGCCAATGCCATCGCCCTGGAAATCGAGAAGGTCACCACGCCGCGGCCGATGACCCACGACCTGCTGAAAAACCTCCTGACCGGGCTGGACGCCAGCGTCCGCAAGGTGGTGGTCAATGAACTGAGGGACGACACTTTCTTCGCCATCATCTGGGTGGAGCGCGACGGGCAGATTATCTCCATCGACTCGCGCCCGTCGGACGCGCTTGCCCTGGCCCTGCGAGTGGATTGCCCGATTTTTGTCGAAGACGAGGTGCTGAAAACCTCGCGCATGGCCAGCGCCGTCTCCGACCGCGTTTCCCAGGAAGAACTCCGCAAATGGCTGGAGAACCTGGGAGACGAGGACCTGGGGCGCTACAAGATGTAA
- a CDS encoding AbrB/MazE/SpoVT family DNA-binding domain-containing protein, whose translation MDREGVVGPNGRLIIPADLRRKYRIKGGSRVQFESTASGIVIRPIHEDGILALRGILKGLDLPPDVERDPDREIE comes from the coding sequence ATGGATCGCGAAGGTGTAGTCGGCCCTAACGGCCGTTTAATCATTCCTGCGGACTTGCGCCGAAAGTACCGCATCAAGGGGGGATCGCGCGTGCAGTTCGAATCCACCGCGAGCGGCATCGTGATCCGCCCCATTCACGAGGACGGGATACTTGCCCTGCGCGGGATCTTGAAGGGGCTTGATCTGCCGCCAGATGTTGAGCGCGACCCGGATCGCGAAATCGAATAG
- the truB gene encoding tRNA pseudouridine(55) synthase TruB, with the protein MNGVLVIDKPAGMTSHDVVNRVRRLLQERSVGHLGTLDPMATGVLPLLLGKLTRLAQFYTGAEKIYEGQIRFGFATDTYDAEGEPAGPPQIVQVTLEVVREVAAKFRGEIEQTPPPFSAKKIQGVPAYKLARKKQEVTLEPVRVEIKEFEILTFDGELAGFRARVSAGTYLRSVAHEMGQQLGVGAHLAALRRTGVGEFTEADACTLEQVEAAAASDELEKLMIHLRRILPTFPSVTADEINANRIRHGQAVNLPEMSRAPLVKVFAGQAELVAIASRVAGTLFHPKVVLVG; encoded by the coding sequence ATGAACGGGGTACTGGTTATAGACAAACCGGCGGGCATGACGTCGCACGACGTTGTCAACCGCGTGCGCCGCCTGCTGCAGGAGCGCTCGGTTGGGCACCTGGGCACGCTCGATCCCATGGCGACCGGCGTGCTCCCGCTGCTACTGGGAAAACTGACCCGCCTGGCACAGTTCTACACCGGCGCTGAAAAAATTTATGAAGGCCAAATCCGCTTTGGCTTTGCCACGGACACCTACGACGCCGAGGGTGAGCCCGCCGGTCCGCCGCAGATAGTTCAAGTAACACTTGAAGTGGTGCGCGAGGTAGCCGCGAAGTTCCGCGGCGAGATCGAGCAAACCCCGCCGCCGTTTTCCGCCAAGAAAATCCAGGGCGTTCCGGCTTACAAGCTGGCGCGCAAGAAGCAGGAAGTAACGCTGGAGCCGGTGCGGGTAGAGATCAAGGAATTTGAAATCCTGACGTTCGATGGGGAACTGGCCGGTTTCCGCGCGCGCGTGTCCGCCGGGACCTACCTGCGGTCGGTGGCGCATGAGATGGGGCAACAGCTCGGAGTGGGCGCCCACCTCGCGGCCCTGCGGCGCACCGGAGTGGGCGAGTTTACAGAAGCAGATGCCTGCACGCTGGAACAGGTGGAGGCGGCCGCAGCATCGGACGAACTCGAAAAGCTGATGATCCACCTGCGCCGGATTTTGCCGACATTTCCATCCGTCACTGCCGATGAAATCAACGCCAACCGCATCCGTCACGGGCAGGCAGTCAACCTGCCGGAAATGTCACGCGCGCCGTTGGTGAAGGTGTTTGCCGGGCAAGCAGAGTTGGTCGCCATCGCCAGCCGGGTGGCGGGCACGCTGTTTCATCCCAAGGTTGTGCTGGTGGGATGA
- a CDS encoding rhomboid family intramembrane serine protease: protein MIPLKDDAPRYSTPYVNYFLLALNTLVFLCMWLGVPAPAQQVVNVFGFHPYRVTALISGSHSVTAAMAFIPVLTAMFMHASWLHLISNMWVLYIFGDNVEDHLGHFGYLVFYLLSGVAATLVHTFFNATSHIPSVGASGAIAGVMGAYFVLFPSARVLTLVPFLFVFFLWLPAWIVLGYWFMVQFLSGAATSIAYSSQTGGGIAFWAHVGGFVAGIAMIKLFPSQRRRFRYDA from the coding sequence ATGATTCCCCTCAAGGACGACGCCCCGCGCTACAGTACGCCCTACGTCAACTATTTTCTGCTTGCGCTCAACACTTTGGTGTTCCTATGCATGTGGCTGGGTGTGCCCGCGCCCGCACAGCAGGTGGTCAACGTCTTCGGCTTTCATCCTTACCGCGTGACCGCCTTGATCAGCGGCTCGCATTCGGTGACCGCCGCGATGGCGTTTATCCCGGTGCTGACCGCCATGTTCATGCATGCGTCGTGGCTGCACCTGATTTCCAACATGTGGGTGCTGTACATCTTCGGCGACAACGTTGAGGACCACCTGGGTCATTTTGGCTACCTGGTTTTCTACCTGCTGTCGGGTGTGGCGGCGACGCTGGTCCACACCTTCTTTAATGCGACCTCGCACATCCCCAGCGTGGGCGCCAGCGGCGCCATCGCCGGAGTCATGGGCGCCTACTTCGTCCTGTTCCCCTCGGCGCGCGTGCTGACGCTGGTTCCCTTCCTGTTCGTCTTCTTCCTCTGGCTGCCGGCATGGATCGTGCTCGGCTACTGGTTCATGGTGCAGTTCCTGAGCGGCGCCGCCACCTCGATCGCCTACTCCAGTCAGACCGGCGGCGGGATCGCATTTTGGGCGCACGTAGGAGGATTCGTCGCCGGCATCGCCATGATCAAGCTCTTCCCTTCCCAGCGCCGGCGCTTCCGCTACGACGCGTAG
- a CDS encoding SDR family oxidoreductase, whose amino-acid sequence MNPTNPAPKDAGDALVGKVAVVTGASRGIGRAIANALVDARCTVIAASRTMSAVRKKSASRPPKSDTRLPIIEIRCDVRDEGSVALLFATVRSQFDHVDILINNAGTAHALQNIQDMPLEIWRKVLDTNLTGMFLCTQAALPLMRAGAVIVNNLSVAARGVFPGESAYCASKHGALGFTDTLRAEVRGRGIRVISLLPGPTATNIWNQFMPEAPRDKMLSPETVARAVIAAISLPESAAVEELRIGPVAGNL is encoded by the coding sequence ATGAATCCAACGAATCCAGCACCGAAAGATGCGGGTGACGCGCTCGTCGGCAAAGTGGCCGTTGTCACCGGCGCCAGCCGCGGCATTGGCCGCGCCATCGCCAATGCGCTGGTGGACGCGCGATGCACGGTTATCGCCGCTTCGCGGACCATGTCAGCAGTGCGGAAGAAATCCGCTTCCCGGCCACCGAAAAGCGATACCCGATTGCCGATAATCGAGATCCGCTGCGACGTCCGCGACGAGGGTTCAGTCGCGCTGCTGTTCGCCACAGTGAGGAGCCAGTTTGACCACGTGGACATCCTGATCAACAACGCCGGCACGGCGCACGCGCTGCAGAACATTCAGGACATGCCGCTGGAAATCTGGCGGAAGGTCCTGGATACAAACCTGACCGGAATGTTTCTGTGCACGCAGGCCGCGCTGCCGCTGATGCGCGCCGGAGCGGTGATCGTCAATAATCTGTCGGTCGCGGCGCGCGGCGTATTCCCGGGCGAGTCGGCCTATTGCGCCTCCAAACACGGCGCGCTCGGCTTCACCGACACGCTGCGCGCAGAGGTGCGCGGTCGCGGCATTCGTGTCATCTCGCTTCTGCCCGGCCCCACCGCCACCAACATCTGGAACCAGTTCATGCCGGAAGCGCCGCGGGACAAGATGCTGTCGCCGGAGACGGTGGCGCGCGCCGTCATCGCCGCCATTTCTCTGCCGGAAAGCGCGGCAGTTGAGGAATTGAGGATCGGACCGGTCGCCGGAAATTTGTAA
- the folE gene encoding GTP cyclohydrolase I FolE yields MTQVAEATTLAGASYADLVREMLARLGENPDREGLQRTPERVQRAMEFLTRGYHEDAETMLKSALFTVNYDEMVIVKDIEMFSLCEHHLLPFFGKVHIAYVPNGKVIGLSKLPRLVEIFSRRLQVQERMTTQIAETIQRVVEPQGVGVVVEARHLCMMMRGVEKQHSAAVTSAMLGAFREEHETREEFLSLIRAKAGNGSF; encoded by the coding sequence ATGACACAAGTTGCGGAAGCTACCACGCTGGCCGGCGCCAGCTACGCCGATCTGGTGCGCGAGATGCTGGCGCGGCTCGGCGAAAACCCCGATCGTGAAGGGCTGCAGCGCACGCCGGAGCGGGTGCAGCGCGCCATGGAATTTCTTACCAGGGGATACCACGAAGACGCCGAGACCATGCTCAAGAGCGCCCTGTTCACCGTCAACTACGACGAGATGGTGATCGTCAAAGACATCGAGATGTTCAGCCTGTGCGAGCATCACCTGCTGCCGTTTTTCGGCAAGGTGCACATCGCCTACGTGCCCAACGGGAAAGTAATCGGCCTGAGCAAGTTGCCGCGGCTGGTGGAAATCTTCTCGCGCCGTCTGCAGGTGCAGGAACGCATGACCACGCAAATCGCGGAAACCATTCAGCGCGTCGTCGAACCCCAGGGCGTGGGCGTGGTGGTGGAGGCGCGCCACCTCTGCATGATGATGCGCGGCGTGGAGAAGCAGCACTCCGCCGCCGTCACCTCGGCGATGCTCGGCGCCTTCCGCGAGGAGCACGAAACGCGGGAGGAGTTCCTCTCGCTGATCCGGGCGAAGGCGGGGAACGGCAGCTTTTAA
- a CDS encoding 6-carboxytetrahydropterin synthase, with the protein MKAHLTRRYRFAASHRLHSDQMSAEENRATYGKCNNPYGHGHNYALEVTVSGAVDAGTGMVCNLSDLDGFMESEILARYEHVNLNTLPEFSHRVPTTENLCVEIYEILQRGFHQAHLEKVRMEETMMNSFEYAGGAEVRH; encoded by the coding sequence ATGAAGGCACACCTCACCCGGCGCTACCGGTTTGCGGCTTCGCACCGGCTGCACAGCGACCAGATGTCGGCGGAAGAAAACCGCGCCACCTACGGCAAGTGCAATAACCCGTACGGCCACGGTCACAATTACGCGCTGGAAGTCACGGTCAGCGGTGCAGTGGATGCGGGCACGGGCATGGTGTGCAACCTGTCGGATCTGGACGGCTTCATGGAGAGCGAAATCCTGGCGCGCTATGAGCACGTGAACCTCAATACGCTGCCGGAATTCAGCCATCGCGTGCCCACTACAGAAAATCTTTGCGTGGAAATCTACGAAATATTGCAGCGCGGCTTTCACCAGGCCCATCTGGAAAAGGTAAGGATGGAAGAGACGATGATGAACTCCTTCGAATATGCCGGAGGAGCCGAGGTGCGTCATTAG
- a CDS encoding 6-carboxytetrahydropterin synthase encodes MVYLTRKCEFSAAHYYHNPEFSPEENRRIFGKCNNPNGHGHNYTLEVTVKGEVDPRSGFVLDLKELKDTLEREVLSALDHRFLNKEVPEFRDRIPTTENLAIAIWERLHSKLNVAQLHRVRVFETPDLFVDFYGEK; translated from the coding sequence ATGGTTTACCTGACGCGCAAGTGCGAGTTTTCCGCGGCGCACTATTATCACAACCCGGAGTTCTCGCCGGAGGAGAACCGGCGCATCTTCGGCAAGTGCAACAACCCCAACGGCCACGGCCATAATTACACCCTGGAAGTCACGGTGAAGGGCGAAGTGGATCCGCGCTCCGGCTTCGTGCTGGACCTGAAGGAGTTGAAGGACACGCTGGAGCGCGAAGTGCTGAGCGCGCTGGACCACCGCTTCCTCAACAAGGAAGTCCCGGAGTTCCGCGACCGCATTCCGACCACGGAGAACCTGGCAATCGCCATCTGGGAGCGCCTGCACAGCAAGCTGAACGTGGCGCAATTGCACCGCGTCCGCGTGTTCGAGACGCCGGATTTGTTCGTGGATTTTTACGGAGAGAAATGA
- a CDS encoding glycosyltransferase, whose product MTALTTTEGPAVSVIVPARNEEACLGACLDSLLAQTGVDFEIIVVDDHSTDGTRTIAASRSGMRVIEAGPLGEGCSGKCNAAQAGADVARGAWLLFTDADTVHLPGSLERSLREAREHQVALLSYSPAQEVHGLMENAVMPVIYAELAATYRPKDVCDPASPVAAANGQYLLIARAAYAAVGGHAAFSYTLLEDVALARAVKRSGRKLRFRFGGDAVRTRMYRTWHDLRDGWTKNLALLFPQTLRLAAIRGIEFLLAAGGIGAVVAGLATGHYVLFGAGAVVAVPT is encoded by the coding sequence GTGACAGCGCTGACCACAACGGAAGGGCCGGCCGTGTCGGTGATCGTGCCGGCGCGCAACGAAGAAGCCTGCCTGGGCGCGTGCCTGGACTCGCTGCTGGCGCAAACCGGCGTGGATTTCGAAATTATTGTGGTCGATGACCACTCCACCGATGGCACGCGCACGATTGCCGCGTCGCGCTCGGGTATGCGTGTGATCGAGGCCGGTCCGCTCGGCGAGGGCTGCTCGGGAAAATGCAATGCCGCACAGGCGGGAGCCGATGTCGCGCGCGGCGCGTGGCTCCTGTTCACCGACGCCGATACCGTGCACCTTCCCGGATCGCTGGAACGCAGCCTGCGCGAGGCGCGCGAGCACCAGGTTGCCCTGCTCTCGTATTCTCCCGCGCAGGAAGTTCATGGGCTCATGGAAAACGCCGTCATGCCGGTGATCTATGCGGAATTGGCGGCAACCTATCGCCCGAAAGACGTTTGCGACCCTGCATCCCCCGTAGCGGCAGCCAACGGACAATACCTGCTGATCGCGCGTGCCGCCTACGCCGCAGTCGGAGGGCACGCCGCTTTCAGCTACACTTTGCTGGAAGACGTTGCCCTGGCAAGAGCAGTCAAGCGTAGCGGGCGGAAATTGCGCTTTCGTTTCGGCGGCGACGCGGTGCGCACCCGCATGTATCGCACTTGGCACGACCTGCGTGACGGCTGGACCAAGAACCTGGCGCTGCTGTTTCCCCAGACATTGCGACTGGCGGCGATCCGCGGCATCGAATTCCTGCTCGCTGCCGGCGGCATTGGCGCCGTGGTCGCAGGCCTCGCCACCGGGCATTACGTTCTGTTCGGGGCGGGCGCGGTGGTCGCGGTGCCGACCTGA
- a CDS encoding TlpA family protein disulfide reductase, producing the protein MLTVSLIEYHKNVKRLSIIVLGLTLLTGCYSGSRPPRIGEAAPDFAIQDSTRTVALHDLKGKVVVLNFWATWCPPCVDEMPSLVQMQSRLHDKGVTVLAVSVDVDENAYNKFLKDHGVDLLSVRDPNQKSNSLYGTFKYPETYIIDRQGVVRRKFIGPVNWTQPEIVSYLSKM; encoded by the coding sequence ATGCTGACCGTAAGCCTCATCGAGTATCATAAAAACGTGAAGCGGCTCTCCATCATCGTTCTCGGACTGACGTTGCTGACCGGCTGTTACAGCGGCTCGCGGCCGCCGCGCATTGGCGAAGCCGCGCCCGACTTCGCGATCCAGGACTCCACCCGCACGGTCGCCCTGCACGATCTCAAGGGCAAGGTGGTAGTGCTGAATTTCTGGGCGACGTGGTGTCCGCCGTGCGTCGATGAAATGCCGTCGCTGGTGCAGATGCAGTCGCGGCTGCACGACAAAGGCGTGACCGTGCTGGCGGTCAGCGTGGACGTGGACGAAAACGCGTACAACAAGTTCCTCAAGGACCATGGGGTTGACCTGCTCTCGGTCCGCGATCCCAACCAGAAATCAAACTCGTTGTATGGCACCTTCAAGTATCCCGAAACCTACATCATTGACCGCCAGGGCGTGGTGCGCCGCAAGTTCATCGGACCGGTGAACTGGACGCAGCCGGAGATTGTGTCGTATCTGAGCAAGATGTAA
- a CDS encoding heavy metal translocating P-type ATPase gives MNDPALVKDPVCGMSVDPARAKATAEHQGRTYYFCCPGCARKFTAEPQKYLQNPAGLVSLGAPAAARPSGLVSIGGPKPAPVAAPERDPVCGMMVDPAHASGKAEYQGKSYYFCNPRCEQRFRAEPEKYLAPKPAPAAAPPAKAGEKQVYICPMDPEVRQQGPGACPKCGMALEPETIAAPATRTEWVCPMHPEIVRQEPGACPVCGMALEPRTIAAAEPENPELRDMTRRFWASLALTIPLLAIAMGHMAPSLKHAFPRWMLTWGELALATPVVLWAGWPFFQRAWTSVKNRHANMFTLIGIGVGVAYGYSVVATIAPGIFPEAFREHGIVDVYYEAAAAITTLVLLGQVLELRARSRTSQAIRALLDLAPKTARRINPDGAETDIPIDQVQPGDRLRVRPGEKIPVDGVVTEGASAVDESMITGEPMPAEKSAGARVIGATINAQGSFVMRAERVGSETLLAQIVRMVAEAQRSRAPIQRIADRVSGYFVPAVISAAAITFVAWAALGPQPRLAYALVNAVAVLIIACPCALGLATPIAIMVATGRGASAGVLIKNAEALEILEKVDTLVVDKTGTLTEGKPKVTGVSPIGEMREDELLRLVAAAERGSEHPLASAIVSAAEKRGIPIPAAKNFEALTGKGLQAVIEGREVVLGNRTLMQERAAIFPSDPEHWSAPEETVIYVSVDGKAAGRILIADPIKSSTPEAIRALHAEGVRIVMLTGDSHQTAEAVARQLGIDEFEADVLPERKLEIVKRLQAQGHVVAMAGDGINDAPALAQANVGIAMGTGTDVAMEAGGITLVKGDLRGMVRARRLSRATLRIIRQNLFFAFVYNSLGVPIAAGVLYPFFGILLSPIIAAAAMSFSSVSVISNSLRLRKVRL, from the coding sequence ATGAACGACCCTGCGCTGGTGAAAGATCCGGTTTGCGGCATGAGCGTGGATCCCGCTCGCGCCAAGGCGACAGCAGAGCACCAGGGCCGCACCTATTACTTCTGCTGCCCGGGATGTGCCCGAAAGTTTACGGCCGAGCCACAGAAATACTTGCAGAACCCTGCAGGTCTGGTCAGCCTGGGAGCTCCGGCGGCCGCGCGGCCTTCCGGGCTGGTGAGCATCGGCGGGCCGAAACCTGCGCCGGTGGCAGCGCCGGAGCGCGATCCGGTCTGCGGGATGATGGTGGATCCGGCGCACGCGTCGGGTAAAGCCGAGTACCAGGGCAAGTCTTACTACTTCTGCAATCCACGATGCGAGCAGCGCTTTCGCGCCGAGCCGGAAAAATACCTGGCGCCGAAGCCCGCGCCGGCCGCCGCGCCTCCGGCCAAAGCAGGTGAAAAGCAAGTCTACATTTGCCCCATGGATCCGGAAGTGCGCCAGCAGGGACCGGGCGCGTGTCCCAAGTGCGGCATGGCGCTTGAGCCGGAAACGATTGCCGCCCCCGCCACCCGGACCGAGTGGGTGTGCCCGATGCACCCGGAGATCGTGCGCCAGGAGCCGGGCGCGTGCCCGGTCTGCGGCATGGCATTGGAGCCCCGCACCATCGCCGCGGCGGAGCCGGAGAATCCCGAACTGCGCGACATGACGCGCCGCTTCTGGGCCAGCCTGGCACTCACCATCCCGCTCCTCGCGATCGCCATGGGCCACATGGCGCCCTCGCTGAAGCACGCGTTTCCGCGCTGGATGCTGACCTGGGGCGAGCTGGCACTGGCAACTCCGGTCGTCCTGTGGGCGGGATGGCCCTTCTTCCAGCGCGCGTGGACGTCGGTGAAAAACCGTCACGCCAACATGTTCACACTGATCGGCATCGGCGTGGGCGTTGCCTATGGGTACAGCGTGGTGGCGACGATTGCGCCGGGAATTTTCCCGGAAGCGTTCCGCGAACACGGCATTGTCGATGTTTATTACGAGGCGGCCGCGGCCATTACCACGCTGGTGCTTCTCGGGCAGGTGCTGGAACTGCGCGCCCGCAGCCGCACGTCGCAGGCGATTCGCGCGTTACTCGATCTCGCGCCCAAGACGGCGCGGCGCATCAACCCCGACGGCGCCGAAACCGACATTCCCATTGACCAGGTACAGCCCGGCGATCGGCTGCGGGTGCGGCCCGGCGAAAAAATACCGGTGGACGGCGTCGTGACGGAAGGCGCCAGCGCCGTGGACGAATCCATGATTACCGGCGAACCGATGCCGGCGGAGAAGAGTGCCGGCGCGCGCGTGATCGGCGCCACCATCAACGCCCAGGGGTCGTTCGTCATGCGCGCCGAGCGCGTGGGCAGCGAAACGTTGCTGGCGCAGATTGTGCGCATGGTCGCCGAAGCGCAGCGCAGCCGCGCGCCCATTCAGCGCATCGCCGACCGCGTCTCCGGCTACTTTGTCCCGGCGGTAATCTCGGCGGCCGCCATCACCTTTGTCGCGTGGGCAGCCCTGGGCCCACAACCGCGCCTGGCGTATGCGCTGGTGAATGCCGTCGCCGTTCTGATCATTGCCTGCCCGTGTGCGCTGGGCCTGGCCACGCCGATCGCTATCATGGTCGCGACTGGACGCGGAGCCTCTGCCGGCGTCCTGATCAAGAACGCCGAGGCGCTGGAGATTCTGGAAAAAGTGGACACGCTGGTCGTGGACAAGACCGGAACATTGACCGAGGGCAAGCCCAAGGTGACCGGAGTCTCACCGATTGGCGAAATGCGGGAGGATGAACTGCTTCGACTGGTTGCGGCCGCTGAGCGTGGAAGCGAACACCCGCTGGCCAGCGCAATCGTCAGCGCCGCCGAAAAGCGCGGCATCCCTATTCCTGCCGCCAAGAATTTCGAAGCTCTCACAGGTAAAGGTTTGCAGGCCGTCATTGAGGGCAGGGAAGTCGTGCTTGGAAATCGCACATTGATGCAGGAGCGTGCGGCGATTTTCCCGTCTGACCCGGAGCATTGGTCGGCTCCTGAGGAGACGGTGATTTATGTGTCTGTGGATGGCAAGGCCGCCGGTCGCATCCTCATTGCGGACCCGATCAAGAGTTCCACTCCGGAGGCGATTCGCGCCCTGCATGCAGAAGGCGTGCGCATCGTGATGCTGACCGGCGACAGCCACCAGACTGCCGAGGCGGTGGCGCGCCAACTGGGAATTGACGAGTTCGAAGCCGACGTGCTGCCGGAGCGGAAGTTGGAAATTGTGAAGCGGTTGCAGGCGCAGGGACACGTGGTGGCCATGGCTGGCGACGGCATTAACGACGCGCCCGCGCTGGCGCAGGCCAATGTCGGCATCGCCATGGGTACGGGGACGGATGTGGCCATGGAAGCGGGCGGGATTACACTGGTCAAGGGCGACCTGCGCGGCATGGTGCGGGCGCGGCGGCTGAGCCGGGCGACCTTGCGCATCATTCGCCAGAACCTGTTCTTCGCGTTTGTCTATAACTCGCTGGGCGTGCCGATCGCGGCGGGCGTTCTGTATCCGTTCTTCGGAATCCTGCTCAGCCCGATTATCGCCGCGGCGGCAATGAGCTTCAGCTCGGTGTCGGTGATTTCCAACTCGCTGCGGCTGCGGAAGGTGAGGCTGTAG
- a CDS encoding heavy metal-responsive transcriptional regulator → MKIGELAQELGISAQAVRFYERAGLLHEPERTPSGYRVYSAAELKRVRFIRKAKELGFSLTEIGNILRMHDAGQVPCAQVMAIAERHLRETDAEIRRLRRFRAELSNALGRWKRTPARAVTGNAICELIERTLDDNHWKPKRGAAQHARGNGRA, encoded by the coding sequence ATGAAGATCGGCGAGTTGGCCCAGGAACTTGGCATCAGTGCACAGGCGGTCCGCTTCTACGAACGCGCCGGCTTGCTGCACGAACCCGAACGCACCCCCTCCGGCTATCGCGTGTACAGCGCGGCCGAGCTGAAGCGCGTGCGCTTCATCCGCAAGGCGAAAGAGCTGGGATTCTCGCTGACCGAGATCGGCAACATTCTTCGCATGCACGATGCGGGGCAGGTGCCTTGCGCTCAGGTGATGGCCATCGCGGAGCGGCATCTGCGGGAGACGGACGCGGAGATCCGGCGTTTGCGGCGCTTTCGCGCCGAATTGTCGAATGCGCTGGGCCGCTGGAAACGAACACCTGCGCGCGCTGTCACCGGCAATGCCATCTGCGAGTTGATCGAGCGCACCCTGGATGACAATCACTGGAAACCGAAACGCGGCGCGGCCCAGCACGCCCGCGGGAATGGACGCGCATGA